One Streptomyces sp. NBC_00102 DNA segment encodes these proteins:
- a CDS encoding carbohydrate ABC transporter permease — MGAGDTHKAGPFTYIALIVIGIGSILPLYWTFVAASHTQDEVLASTPPFLPGGRLWHNLQAAWDGANLGKAIVNTLIVSASITAATLFFCTLAGYAFAKMRFKGRGWLMTAVIATLTIPPQLSVVPLFMMMSDIGWGGKLESVIFPTLVSAFGVFFMRQYLLEALPYELIEAAKIDGASNFRIVLSVVLPVARPAMMVLGMLTFVQAWNDFFWPYLALNQANPTIQVALGQLSASYTPDQSIVMAGALISTLPLLAVFVVFGKQIVGGIMSGAVKG; from the coding sequence ATGGGCGCGGGCGACACCCACAAGGCCGGGCCGTTCACCTACATCGCGCTGATCGTCATCGGCATCGGCTCGATCCTGCCGCTGTACTGGACGTTCGTCGCCGCCTCGCACACCCAGGACGAAGTCCTGGCCAGCACCCCGCCGTTCCTGCCGGGCGGCCGGCTCTGGCACAACCTCCAGGCCGCCTGGGACGGTGCCAACCTCGGCAAGGCCATCGTCAACACCCTCATCGTCTCGGCGTCCATCACCGCCGCGACGCTGTTCTTCTGCACCCTCGCCGGCTACGCCTTCGCCAAGATGCGCTTCAAGGGCCGCGGCTGGCTGATGACCGCGGTCATCGCCACCCTGACGATCCCGCCGCAGCTCAGCGTCGTCCCGCTGTTCATGATGATGTCGGACATCGGCTGGGGCGGAAAGCTGGAGTCGGTGATCTTCCCGACCCTGGTCAGCGCGTTCGGTGTCTTCTTCATGCGGCAGTACCTGCTGGAGGCGCTTCCGTACGAGCTGATCGAGGCCGCCAAGATCGACGGCGCGAGCAACTTCCGCATCGTGCTCAGCGTGGTGCTCCCGGTGGCGCGTCCCGCGATGATGGTGCTCGGCATGCTCACCTTCGTCCAGGCGTGGAACGACTTCTTCTGGCCGTATCTCGCGCTCAACCAGGCGAACCCCACCATCCAGGTGGCCCTCGGTCAGCTGAGCGCCTCGTACACGCCGGACCAGTCCATCGTCATGGCGGGCGCCCTGATCAGCACACTGCCGCTGCTGGCGGTGTTCGTGGTCTTCGGCAAGCAGATCGTCGGCGGCATCATGTCCGGCGCGGTCAAGGGCTGA
- a CDS encoding carbohydrate ABC transporter permease: MATSTPTRDAYVPPPRGSRQQPASSRQTWRSRLWRFDDKASPYAYIAPFFLVFGAFGLYPLIYTGWIALHRVEMTGMDQMEWVGFDNFVKIFQDSEFWTAVSNTFLIGVMSTVPQLLVALGLAHLLNYKLRASTFWRTVILTPYATSVATAALVFALVFRTDGGLLNWVLHFVGFGDTNWGNGHWTSKIAISVIVIWRWTGYNALIYLAAMQAVPGDLYEAASLDGANRWQQFLKVTIPSLRPTILFTIVISTIGSMQLFGEPLLLEGGAIGAIGGTEHQYETLSIYLYNYGWNLQHLGLSAAVAWSMLALLLAIALINWIISRFVRRSAA, translated from the coding sequence GTGGCAACCTCGACCCCCACCCGGGACGCCTACGTCCCGCCACCCCGTGGTTCCCGACAGCAACCGGCGAGCAGCCGGCAGACCTGGCGGAGCCGGCTGTGGCGGTTCGACGACAAGGCGTCCCCGTACGCGTACATAGCCCCCTTCTTCCTGGTCTTCGGGGCCTTCGGCCTCTACCCGCTCATCTACACCGGCTGGATCGCCCTCCACCGGGTCGAGATGACCGGCATGGACCAGATGGAATGGGTCGGCTTCGACAACTTCGTCAAGATCTTCCAGGACTCGGAGTTCTGGACGGCCGTCAGCAACACGTTCCTCATCGGTGTCATGTCCACCGTTCCGCAGCTGCTGGTGGCGCTGGGCCTGGCCCACCTGCTCAACTACAAGCTGCGTGCCAGCACCTTCTGGCGCACCGTCATCCTGACGCCGTACGCGACCTCCGTCGCCACCGCGGCACTCGTCTTCGCCCTGGTCTTCCGGACCGACGGCGGACTCCTCAACTGGGTCCTGCACTTCGTCGGCTTCGGCGACACCAACTGGGGCAACGGACACTGGACTTCGAAGATCGCCATCTCGGTCATCGTGATCTGGCGGTGGACCGGCTACAACGCGCTGATCTACCTCGCCGCGATGCAGGCCGTGCCGGGCGACCTCTACGAGGCGGCCTCGCTGGACGGCGCCAACCGCTGGCAGCAGTTCCTCAAGGTGACCATCCCGTCGCTGCGGCCGACGATCCTCTTCACGATCGTCATCTCCACCATCGGCTCCATGCAGCTGTTCGGTGAGCCGCTGCTGCTGGAAGGCGGCGCGATCGGCGCCATCGGCGGCACTGAGCACCAGTACGAGACGCTGAGCATCTACCTCTACAACTACGGCTGGAACCTTCAGCACCTCGGCCTGTCGGCTGCCGTGGCCTGGTCCATGCTCGCCCTCCTGCTGGCCATTGCGTTGATCAACTGGATCATCAGCCGCTTCGTACGCCGTTCCGCGGCCTGA
- a CDS encoding ABC transporter substrate-binding protein, producing the protein MRITRNVAGRRRRAAIVATTGLTATALLLAGCSDSSDDDSGSTDAAGGNITLTVADYGQFGYKEAGLFAEYHKLHPNITVKEDTTAEEKVYYPKLLQQLNSGSGLADVQGLEVGRIKELTDTKADQFADLSKVINATDFVSWKAKQATTSSGALIGAGTDIGPMSLCYNTDLFKKAGLPTDRTEVAALVKGGWEDYIKLGEKFKAKAPAGTYFMDSASAMFNAVVSSSAKQYYDEDGKAIYKDSPAVQQGWALAAEAASKKLTQGVPQFGDPWAAALRKGTIATVACPAWMAGQISVNAGDGNKGKWDITSAPGGTAANWGGSFLGVPSSGKHVDEAIKLVAWLTAPEQQAAVFKAIGSFPSNTGAYDLPGVKDAKLPYFNDAPIGEIYAGEAKTIPEAVLGPKDATIKDTISTEINNMEQRGTDPDKAWDTAVKSIDKVIG; encoded by the coding sequence ATGCGCATCACCCGCAACGTCGCAGGTCGACGCCGTAGAGCCGCGATCGTGGCCACCACTGGCCTGACGGCCACCGCCCTTCTGCTCGCCGGCTGCAGCGACTCGTCTGACGACGACAGCGGCAGCACCGACGCCGCAGGCGGCAACATCACTCTGACCGTCGCCGACTACGGCCAGTTCGGGTACAAGGAAGCCGGTCTCTTCGCCGAGTACCACAAGCTCCACCCGAACATCACGGTCAAGGAAGACACCACGGCCGAGGAGAAGGTCTACTACCCGAAGCTGCTCCAGCAGCTGAACTCGGGCAGCGGCCTGGCGGACGTCCAGGGTCTGGAGGTCGGCCGCATCAAGGAGCTGACCGACACCAAGGCGGACCAGTTCGCGGACCTGAGCAAGGTCATCAACGCGACCGACTTCGTCTCGTGGAAGGCCAAGCAGGCCACGACCTCCAGCGGTGCGCTCATCGGCGCCGGCACGGACATCGGTCCGATGTCGCTCTGCTACAACACCGACCTCTTCAAGAAGGCCGGTCTGCCGACCGACCGCACCGAGGTCGCCGCTCTGGTCAAGGGTGGCTGGGAGGACTACATCAAGCTGGGCGAGAAGTTCAAGGCGAAGGCGCCCGCGGGCACCTACTTCATGGACTCCGCCAGCGCGATGTTCAACGCCGTCGTCAGCTCCAGCGCGAAGCAGTACTACGACGAGGACGGCAAGGCGATCTACAAGGACAGCCCCGCCGTCCAGCAGGGTTGGGCCCTGGCCGCCGAGGCGGCCTCCAAGAAGCTGACCCAGGGCGTCCCGCAGTTCGGTGACCCGTGGGCCGCCGCGCTCCGCAAGGGCACCATCGCCACCGTCGCCTGCCCGGCGTGGATGGCCGGCCAGATCTCGGTCAACGCCGGTGACGGCAACAAGGGCAAGTGGGACATCACCAGCGCGCCGGGTGGTACCGCTGCCAACTGGGGTGGCTCCTTCCTCGGTGTTCCGAGCTCCGGCAAGCACGTCGACGAGGCCATCAAGCTCGTCGCCTGGCTGACCGCCCCCGAGCAGCAGGCCGCCGTCTTCAAGGCGATCGGTTCCTTCCCGTCCAACACGGGTGCGTACGACCTCCCGGGTGTGAAGGACGCGAAGCTGCCGTACTTCAACGACGCCCCCATCGGTGAGATCTACGCCGGTGAGGCCAAGACCATCCCCGAGGCCGTCCTCGGCCCGAAGGACGCCACCATCAAGGACACCATCTCCACCGAGATCAACAACATGGAGCAGCGCGGCACCGACCCGGACAAGGCGTGGGACACCGCCGTCAAGTCGATCGACAAGGTGATCGGCTGA
- a CDS encoding GH1 family beta-glucosidase, producing the protein MTAVRPDLAPKQAADALVFPPGFVWGAATAAYQVEGAASEDGRTPSIWDTFSRTPGKVRNGDTGDIAGDHYHRFRDDVAMMKELGLGAYRFSISWSRVQPTGRGPAVERGLDFYRKLVDELLEAGIKPVATLYHWDLPQELEDAGGWPERATAERFADYAAIMAGALGDRVGTWTTLNEPWCSAYLGYGSGVHAPGRTDPGAALQAAHHLNLAHGRAIEALRASIPASAQTSVTLNLHQVRPLSDAPGDVDAARRIDAVGNRVFTGPMLYGAYPEDLIADTKHLVDWSKLVHDGDLATISRPIDVLGINYYAPTLVTDPSDGGAESNSHAHGDSSHSPWPGSEHVAFHKADGKPVTAMDWSIDPDGLHALLVDTAREFPDVALMVTENGAAFDDYVSPEGRVEDPERIEYLHGHIDAVRRAIADGVDVRGYFLWSLMDNFEWAYGYSKRFGMVYVDYATQTRIPKASAHWYSDVIRRHGLPQA; encoded by the coding sequence ATGACAGCTGTACGCCCTGACCTCGCCCCCAAGCAGGCCGCCGACGCCCTCGTCTTCCCGCCCGGATTCGTCTGGGGCGCGGCCACCGCCGCCTACCAGGTCGAAGGCGCGGCCTCGGAGGACGGCCGCACCCCGTCCATCTGGGACACCTTCTCCCGCACCCCCGGCAAGGTCCGCAACGGCGACACCGGTGACATCGCCGGTGACCACTACCACCGCTTCCGCGACGACGTGGCGATGATGAAGGAGCTCGGCCTCGGCGCCTACCGCTTCTCCATCTCCTGGTCCCGCGTGCAGCCGACCGGTCGCGGCCCGGCCGTCGAGCGCGGCCTCGACTTCTACCGCAAGCTCGTCGACGAGTTGCTCGAAGCGGGCATCAAGCCCGTCGCGACCCTCTACCACTGGGACCTCCCGCAGGAGCTGGAGGACGCCGGCGGCTGGCCCGAGCGCGCCACCGCCGAGCGGTTCGCCGACTACGCGGCGATCATGGCCGGCGCCCTCGGCGACCGCGTCGGCACGTGGACCACGCTCAACGAGCCCTGGTGCTCCGCCTACCTCGGCTACGGCTCGGGCGTCCACGCCCCCGGCCGTACCGACCCCGGCGCGGCGCTCCAGGCGGCCCACCACCTCAACCTCGCCCACGGACGGGCGATCGAGGCTCTGCGCGCTTCCATCCCCGCCAGTGCGCAGACCTCGGTCACCCTCAACCTCCACCAGGTGCGCCCGCTCAGCGACGCTCCCGGTGACGTCGACGCGGCCCGCCGCATCGACGCGGTCGGCAACCGGGTCTTCACCGGCCCGATGCTGTACGGCGCGTACCCCGAGGACCTGATCGCCGACACCAAGCACCTCGTCGACTGGTCGAAGCTGGTGCACGACGGCGACCTGGCGACCATCTCCCGCCCGATCGACGTCCTGGGCATCAACTACTACGCCCCGACCCTGGTCACCGACCCGTCGGACGGTGGCGCGGAGAGCAACAGCCACGCCCACGGCGACAGTTCGCACTCGCCGTGGCCCGGCTCCGAGCACGTCGCCTTCCACAAGGCCGACGGCAAGCCCGTCACGGCGATGGACTGGTCCATCGACCCCGACGGCCTGCACGCCCTGCTGGTCGACACCGCCCGCGAGTTCCCGGACGTCGCGCTCATGGTCACCGAGAACGGTGCCGCCTTCGACGACTACGTGTCGCCCGAGGGCCGCGTCGAGGACCCGGAGCGCATCGAGTACCTGCACGGCCACATCGACGCCGTCCGGCGCGCCATCGCCGACGGCGTGGACGTCCGCGGCTACTTCCTCTGGTCGCTGATGGACAACTTCGAGTGGGCGTACGGCTATTCGAAGCGCTTCGGCATGGTGTACGTCGACTACGCCACGCAGACCCGCATCCCCAAGGCGAGCGCCCACTGGTACTCCGACGTGATCCGCCGTCACGGGCTGCCGCAGGCCTGA